In Scyliorhinus torazame isolate Kashiwa2021f chromosome 19, sScyTor2.1, whole genome shotgun sequence, a single genomic region encodes these proteins:
- the mgat4c gene encoding alpha-1,3-mannosyl-glycoprotein 4-beta-N-acetylglucosaminyltransferase C: protein MRLYWKCAEKMRCLRKRSAIPVLALLAICLLCLNLYMEEDRYVMEGERRLAREITSHQLNSEKYVHTFKDLTNFSGAINVTYRYLAGFPIPRKKYLTIGLSSVKRKRGNYLLETIKSIFDQSSYEELSEIVVIVHLADFNLSWCESVVQDVSRKFAHHIISGRLMVIHTLEEYYPNLDGLKRNYNDPEDRVRFRSKQNVDYAFLLNFCANLSDYYVMLEDDVHCSKNFLSAVKKVITSRKGSHWVTLEFSKLGYIGKLYHSHDLPRLAQFLLMFYQEMPCDWLLIHFQGLLAQKDIIRFKPSLFQHMGYYSSFRGTENKLKDDDFEEDSFDIPDNPPATLYTNMNVFEHYDPRKAYSNVDEYFWGKSTSAGDYFVIVLDKPAKVDKLKIQTGTDDRQNDILHRGALEVGQNVQVVKKGKQCSSYTKLGEFQHGRIEVKDIGHKVEFDIHCIRILVTENQKEWLIIRSISIWTSQPSS from the exons ATGAGACTATATTGGAAATGTGCAGAGAAAATGAGATGTTTGCGGAAGCGCTCAGCTATTCCAGTGCTGGCTCTACTTGCAATTTGCCTCCTTTGCCTGAATCTGTATATGGAAGAGGACAGATATGTGATG GAAGGTGAGCGGAGACTGGCAAGAGAAATAACTTCGCATCAGCTTAACTCAGAAAAATATGTCCATACGTTCAAAGATTTAACTAACTTTTCAGGAGCAATAAATGTCACCTATCGTTATCTTGCAGGTTTCCCTATACCGAGAAAAA AGTATTTAACAATAGGACTGTCATCAGTGAAAAGGAAAAGAGGTAACTACCTACTAGAAACAATTAAATCTATTTTTGACCAATCCAGCTACGAAGAGCTGAGTGAAATTGTAGTTATTGTACACTTAGCAGACTTTAACCTCTCGTGGTGTGAAAGTGTTGTCCAGGATGTTTCCAGGAAATTTGCCCATCACATCATTTCTGGTCGATTGATGGTCATCCATACTCTAGAGGAGTATTACCCTAATTTAGATGGTCTCAAAAGAAACTACAACGACCCTGAGGATCGTGTGAGATTTAGATCTAAACAGAATGTAGATTATGCTTTTCTACTTAATTTCTGTGCCAATTTATCGGACTACTATGTAATGTTAGAAGATGATGTTCACTGCTCTAAAAACTTCCTATCTGCCGTTAAAAAAGTCATTACCTCAAGAAAAGGCTCCCATTGGGTGACACTAGAATTTTCAAAATTGGGATATATTGGAAAGCTTTACCATTCACATGATTTGCCACGATTGGCACAATTCCTATTAATGTTTTACCAGGAGATGCCATGTGATTGGTTGTTAATTCATTTCCAAGGACTACTCGCCCAGAAGGACATCATACGATTCAAGCCTTCTTTGTTTCAGCACATGGGATATTACTCTTCATTCAGAGGGACGGAAAATAAACTCAAGGATGATGACTTTGAAGAAGACTCCTTTGATATTCCTGACAACCCCCCCGCAACTCTTTACACAAACATGAATGTGTTTGAACACTATGATCCCAGGAAAGCATACAGCAACGTGGACGAGTACTTCTGGGGGAAATCTACCTCTGCTGGAGATTACTTTGTCATCGTGCTCGACAAGCCTGCTAAGGTCGACAAACTGAAGATCCAGACAGGGACTGACGACAGGCAAAACGATATTTTGCACCGCGGAGCACTGGAGGTTGGTCAAAACGTGCAAGTAGTAAAAAAGGGAAAGCAGTGTTCTAGCTATACCAAACTGGGCGAGTTTCAACATGGAAGGATTGAGGTGAAGGATATTGGCCACAAGGTTGAATTTGACATTCACTGCATTCGAATACTGGTAACAGAAAACCAGAAGGAATGGCTGATCATCAGGAGTATCAGCATTTGGACCAGTCAGCCATCAAGTTAG